A stretch of DNA from Marispirochaeta aestuarii:
TGCCGCCGACTGGTAGATCAGCATGGCCAGACCAGGGTAAAGGATGTACAGCGCCCCGGTATAGGCGGCCTGGAATCCGAAATTCATCAGGGCTATAAGGGCCATTCTGGGCAGGAGATGCGCCAGATTCGCCCCCACGTGCCTGCGCTCTTCCAGCGGGGCAGCTGAAAAGAAGAGGGGCCACAAAACCATGAGGGAGGCCAGGTAGCGGGCGAAGGACTGAAACATCACGGGGAATCCCGCGCTTACATAGCGGATCATCACCGAGGTAGATGCCCAGACCACCGAGGCGCTGAGATTGAGTATGATTGCCCTGCGATAGGATGACTGCACTGTACTGCTCCTGTTTAAAATGGATGATCCATGACAGAGGCCGAATTTAACATAAAATCTATAAAAGTGTTTAGCCAAAGCGGGCCCAATCGTGTATGATAGCAGACAGATTGTACACGATTTTACTGCTTTGAAGGAGTTATCAGCAATGAAAAATCAGTTGAAGAGAACATTGGCATCAGGAAAGCATGCCCTGGGCGCCTGGGTTACTATACCGAGTGCGGATGTTTCCGAAGCTATGTCTACCCTGGATCTCGACTGGCTGCTCTTTGATCTCGAGCATTCCGGATTGAACGAACAGTCCGCCCAGGTCCTGATGCAGGGAATGCGGGGCGACCGCGTAACCCCCCTTATCAGGGTTGCCTGGAATGATCCGGTGCTGATAAAAAAGGCCCTGGATATTGGCGCTCATGGGGTCATCGTTCCCATGGTGAATACGAAAGAAGATGCCCTCAAGGCGGTGCAGGCCTGTACCTATCCGCCCAAGGGAATCCGGGGTTGCGGCCCCAAGCGACCGTGGATTTACGACCCGGATTATATCGCCACGGCGGATGAAGAGGTCCTGGTTATTCCGCAGATCGAGACCGAGGAAGCGGTGAACAATGCGGATGAGATCTTCGCCGTAGAAGGGGTGGACGTCTGTTTTGTCGGCCCCTTTGACCTGTCGATTTCCATGGGCTTCAAAGGTAAACAGGATGATCCGAAGTTTCAGGCAGCAGTGGACAAGGTGCTGGAGGCGGCGAAGCGCCACAATGTGGTTCCGGGAATGTGGCTCGGCGCCGGGAGGCCGGTTACCGAACGTCTCAAGGCCGGATGGAAGTTTATCTCCATAGGGCTCGATCTGAACCTGCTGGTGGACGGGACGAAGGCGGCTTTGAAAAAAGCTCTGGATTAAAGGGAGGAGCTGTGAGCAGGGAGCGCTGGAATGAACGACACCGGGAAAGGTCTTCGAAAAGTCCTTTGCCGCCGAATGTGCATCTTGAAAAACTCGTCGCCCATCTTGAGGCCGGCACGGCCCTGGACCTGGCTGCAGGAGACGGGAGGAACGCACTCTTTCTTTCCCGGAAAGGCTGGAAGGTGACGGCTGTGGATTTTTCGGAGGTCGGAATTGAGTGGGGCAGGGCTTTTGCCGAAGATGAGGGCCTGTCCGTTGACTGGCTGATCCGGGATCTGAACGAATATGTTCCACCCTGCAAGAGCTTTGATCTGGTATGTCTCTTCTATCTTCATGTCCCCGGGGATCAGCTCGCAGGTGTCCTTAAAAAAGCTGCCGCCGCCGTTAAACCCGGCGGCAGCCTGCTGATCGTCGGTCATGACCGAACTAACATCACCCAGGGGGCGGGGGGACCGCAGATCCCGGATATTCTGTATACGCCGGAAGAGATCTCAGCTCTGCTGCCGGGCATGTCAGTCGGCTATGCAAACCGGGAGAGTTGTCCCGCCGATCATGGCGGACTACCCCCCGGGACTGTTCAAATCGACTGTGTGGTGAGGGCTACTTGCCCCCTTTAAGGATGTCCCTCTTCTCCAGGTACTCCTCCCGGCTTATCTCTCCGTTGACATAGCGTTTCTGCAGGGTGTCCAGGGGAGTCTCCCTGCCTGCATCGTTGCCGGAGCGCAACGGGCCGTTGATCCTGAAAAGAAAATAGGCGACGACAATTAACAGAATAAGTCCGATTCCCATGCTTATAATACCTCCGTAGGGGAAATTTCCGAAGGGGAAGAACCCGTTGCAGATTCCGTTTCCGTATCCGTACATCATGGCTGTAACCTCCTGTAATATTTCTTACAATAAAGATAATAAATCAGAGATGTGAACAAATTGTGAAAACCGGAGGATTTTTTAAAAGAGGTGCCCAGGGGAAGCGGACGTTCTATAGCTCGATATGGAAGTACCGCAGGATGCCGGTCAGCAGAAGGTAACTCAGGGCGGTTACTGCACAGGCAATGCTTATGCTGATCCAGAAGGGGATGTTTCTGCGCAGCAGCAGGGGAAACACGACAAAGAAAAGAAGAGACGGGATTACCAGCCAGAAAATGGATGATGAGAGCGCCGCAATCTTTTGGGATTCCACCTTCTCAACCCGCATCCAGATCAGGGCCAGCAGGGAGGTCAGCGGCAGGGATGCAATAAGTGCCCCGACAAGGGAGCTCCGCTTGGCAATTTCCGAAACCAGGACAACGATCAGCGCCGATATCAGTACCTTCAGCAGGTAGTACACCATTTTAGATCTCTCCTTTAGCGGGAAATATCCACCATGTCATAAAAAATGACCGCCAGGAGTCCTGTCCAGCCTACAAAGTGGAACAGTACGTTCCCCATGGGATCCAGACTTGATTCGATGGTATTGAGTACGGCGCTGATAAGAAAAACGCTGCTTATGAGCATCAGGACCCCAAGGACATGGGAGGCGACATACATTATTCTGTTATCCTGTTCCCGGTAACTGACGGAGATCCAGAGCTGCATCAGTGTGGCCCAGATCACCGGAATGGCAACGAAGAAGAGCAGCAGGTTGTTTTCCGAGGGGAGCTGAAAATCGAGGCTGAATTCAAAGTACCAGACGCCGAAAACAGCGATAGTCATATCCCGGATAAAAATAAACAGGGTCTTGTTCATAGATGTTTTACTATACGCGGTTCAGGCTGATTCTGAAAGGGGGATAAAACACCTATACCGAATAAAAATACACGAATCTTAATTCACGTATATTGACACATGTAAAATAGATCGTTATTGTGAGGCAGGTAAGTCTGAAGGAGAAGGATATGGGGCAGAACAGATCAGGATCATGGACTTTTTTGACGAACCACTCGCATGTACTGCTCTGTCTTCTGCGGGACCCCTCGGTGCGTATTCGTGATATTGCCCGGGAAGTTGATATAACCGAGCGTGCTGTTCAGCGCATAATCGCTGATCTGGATGAATCCGGATATATCGAGCGGATACGGGATGGACGCAACAACACCTACAGGGTTTTTACCGACCTTCACCTCAGGCACCCCATCGAAAAACACAGGACCATATCCGATCTTGTGAAGATGGTTTTCGGAGAATCCTCTCAATAGGAGTATCCTTCAGTGGACAGACGATTTCTTGAGAATCTCAGCTTACCCCGGGAGGCCCGGGATCTGCTTGAGAAGGCCCCTGCGGTGCAGGTCGCCTCTACAATTGAAGAACTCGAAGCCCTGGCCTGCGGCGGGCCGGAAAACCGTGAATGGAAGGTCTCGTACACCCTTCCCGACGGACGGGAGATGCACGAATTGGATATTATGCGGGTCAGGAACGGTGTGAGCGCCAATTATGCGGATCCCTACATGCGTAGACGGGATCCTGACTGCATGCTCATTGCCGACAAGAAACCTTCGGATAAGCCCGGCTTTGAAGAACGTTTTGGATACTCCTTTGAGATTCTGCGGGACGAGACCTTTACCTGGCTGGCGGGACAGGAGCTGGCGGTATTTGCTTTTGAGATGGGACAGCCGGGAATCGGCGGCGAAGCGCTGGCGATCTGTCCTGCCAATGCCGGGTTTTTCGCCTTTGGTCTCGGTCTGCTTCAGGGGGTTGTGGATATTAGCGGCAGAAAAGAACCTTTTGAAGCTTCGCTGATTATCTATGTGGCTCCGCCCTTCCGGCACACCCATTTTGACGGTAAGCAGGTGGTGGTGCACAAACGCAGCGACATCCATGAGATATTCTCCTTCAACCTCTATCCGGGCCCGAGTGCCAAGAAGGGTGTATATGGAGCCCTGATAAACAAGGGTGTCGATGAGGAGTGGGTCACCGCCCACTGTTCCACCGTTCAGGTAATAACTCCCTATGACAACGTCGTTACCTTTATGCACGAAGGGGCTTCCGGAGGCGGCAAGAGCGAAATGCTGCAGCAGCCCCACAGATATCCCGACGGACGACTTCTTCTGGGCAGGAATGTGAAAAGCGGCGAGGAACGTTTTGTCGAAATCCAGCGTACCTGCGATCTCCATGCGGTCTGCGACGATATGGGGCTCTGTCATCCCGATTATCAGGAGAAGAACGGCAAGCTCTGGCTCAAGGACGCGGAGGAGGGCTGGTTTGTCCGGGTCAACCATATCGAGAAGTACGGAACGGATCACGATCTTGAAGGTCTTACCATTGCTCCGCCCCGATCCCTTCTGTTTCTGAATATAGATACTGTGCCGGGAGGGACCGCCCTGATCTGGGACCATATCTATGATGACCCTGTTACACCCTGTCCGAACCCCCGGGTCATAATCCCCCGGGATATTATCCCCGGAGTCGTTGACGATAAGGTTACCGTGGATATCCGCTCCTTCGGGGTCCGGACTCCTCCCTGTACGGCGGAACAGCCGAGCTATGGTATACTGGGAATCCTGCATATACTGCCTCCGGCTCTGGCCTGGCTCTGGCGGCTCGCATCTCCCCGGGGATATGCAAACCCGAGTATTGTGGAAAGCGCGGGCATGAGCAGTGAAGGGGTCGGCAGCTATTGGCCCTTTGCCACCGGCAGGAGGGTTGATCAGGCGAACCTGCTGCTCAATCAGTTCAGGGATTCCTCCCGGACCCGCTATATTCTGGTTCCCAATCAGCATATCGGCGCCTGGGAAACCGGTTTCATGCCTCAGTGGCTGGCCCGGGATTACCTTGCCAGGCGGGGACATGCGCGCTTTCATTCCGACCAGCTGGTGGATTCCAGATGTTCCCTGCTGGGATATTCCCTGCAGTCTATGAGGATCGAAGGGATCACGATTCCCAAGTGATTCCTCCAGGTGGATACCCAGCCGGAAATAGGCCCCGAGGCCTATGACAGGGGCGCTGATATACTCAAGAGCTTTTTCCATGATCAGGTTGGGAAATTCCAGCACCCCGAGCTGGATCCCCTGGGAAAAGAGATTATCGATTGCTGCCTTTCCGGAGGCAGTGTGGCGGATTATAACAGTCTTCTGGCGTCTGAGGACTTCTGATCCCAACACTGCACATCATACAGAAACAGCCCCTCCCTTTCCCGGGAGGGGCTGTTGCACATGGCGGTTGAATCGATGATCTATCGTGAGCAGATGACCTCAATTTCCACCACGCCTCCCTTGGCCAGGGAGGAGACCCCTATACAGGAACGGGCCGGATAGTCGCCGGTAAAATATCCGGCATAAATCTCGTTCACTTTTTCAAAGTCCTTCATGTCCGTAAGGTAGATTGTCGCTTTCAGTATACTGTCGAGTCCAAGGCCGGCTTCCTCGAGGATCGCTGTAAGATTCCTGAAGACCTGCCGGGTTTCCGCCTCTACGCCGCCGGGGACTATATTGCCGGTTGCCGGATCGATCCCCAGCTGTCCTGTGGTGAATAAAAGGGAATCGTTCATCTTTGCGTGAGAAAAAGGCCCGAAAGCGGGGGGGCCATTGGGTGTGTTGAAGGCTTTTAATGTGCTCATGATTTTCTCCTTGAAAGGGAATTAAACAGACCTGGCCTCTTTCTGTTTCATCAGGGCCCGGGTTCTTCCTATATTCTGAGTTATTCCGGGTAAATCCGAATAGAGGGCGGCTTTTTCAAAATACTGCAGAGCTTCGACGGGTTCTCCGTCTTCGTTCAGAAGGATTGAACCCAGGTTGTTTGCGGCCTGGAAGTTGGTGGAATCCAGCTCCAGGGCTTTCCGGTATGATTCCTTTGCCTTTTCCGTCTCTCCTTCCTTCTGGAAACTGATCCCCTCTTCGTATTTGCTGTGGCTCTGCATGACCCTGGAAAAGGAGTTCTCCGAAGAACATTTTGCGATCCGTTCCTGGAGCAGCCGTTTCTGTTCGGGCTTTTCCACCTCCTTGAGGGCCTCGGTATAACGGGCCTTTGCCTTGTCGGCCTTACCCCAGATGTAATAGAGATCTCCAAGCGTCCTGTTCCGGGTAACGGTATATCCGTACTTTTCACACTCCTCGAGGAAATACTCTTCCGCTGTCTCGTACTCCTTCTGTGCAAGTTTAACCAGTCCCATATTGTAACTGTTGCCCACGCGTCCGGGGAATTTCCGTTCAATCTTTGAAAAGTATTTCTCCGTGCGCTCATAATCCCCCTGAATAAGGGAATTGAAGGCCTTGTGGTACCAACTCTTGAGCTGTATTTCTTTTATCATGAATTACTCAATCACGAAGCGAAACCGGTAATCCGGCTCCGC
This window harbors:
- a CDS encoding tetratricopeptide repeat protein, with the protein product MIKEIQLKSWYHKAFNSLIQGDYERTEKYFSKIERKFPGRVGNSYNMGLVKLAQKEYETAEEYFLEECEKYGYTVTRNRTLGDLYYIWGKADKAKARYTEALKEVEKPEQKRLLQERIAKCSSENSFSRVMQSHSKYEEGISFQKEGETEKAKESYRKALELDSTNFQAANNLGSILLNEDGEPVEALQYFEKAALYSDLPGITQNIGRTRALMKQKEARSV
- a CDS encoding HpcH/HpaI aldolase family protein; this encodes MKNQLKRTLASGKHALGAWVTIPSADVSEAMSTLDLDWLLFDLEHSGLNEQSAQVLMQGMRGDRVTPLIRVAWNDPVLIKKALDIGAHGVIVPMVNTKEDALKAVQACTYPPKGIRGCGPKRPWIYDPDYIATADEEVLVIPQIETEEAVNNADEIFAVEGVDVCFVGPFDLSISMGFKGKQDDPKFQAAVDKVLEAAKRHNVVPGMWLGAGRPVTERLKAGWKFISIGLDLNLLVDGTKAALKKALD
- a CDS encoding DUF3147 family protein, producing MVYYLLKVLISALIVVLVSEIAKRSSLVGALIASLPLTSLLALIWMRVEKVESQKIAALSSSIFWLVIPSLLFFVVFPLLLRRNIPFWISISIACAVTALSYLLLTGILRYFHIEL
- a CDS encoding helix-turn-helix transcriptional regulator, whose protein sequence is MGQNRSGSWTFLTNHSHVLLCLLRDPSVRIRDIAREVDITERAVQRIIADLDESGYIERIRDGRNNTYRVFTDLHLRHPIEKHRTISDLVKMVFGESSQ
- a CDS encoding RidA family protein, with product MSTLKAFNTPNGPPAFGPFSHAKMNDSLLFTTGQLGIDPATGNIVPGGVEAETRQVFRNLTAILEEAGLGLDSILKATIYLTDMKDFEKVNEIYAGYFTGDYPARSCIGVSSLAKGGVVEIEVICSR
- a CDS encoding class I SAM-dependent methyltransferase encodes the protein MSRERWNERHRERSSKSPLPPNVHLEKLVAHLEAGTALDLAAGDGRNALFLSRKGWKVTAVDFSEVGIEWGRAFAEDEGLSVDWLIRDLNEYVPPCKSFDLVCLFYLHVPGDQLAGVLKKAAAAVKPGGSLLIVGHDRTNITQGAGGPQIPDILYTPEEISALLPGMSVGYANRESCPADHGGLPPGTVQIDCVVRATCPL
- a CDS encoding SHOCT domain-containing protein produces the protein MMYGYGNGICNGFFPFGNFPYGGIISMGIGLILLIVVAYFLFRINGPLRSGNDAGRETPLDTLQKRYVNGEISREEYLEKRDILKGGK